In Artemia franciscana unplaced genomic scaffold, ASM3288406v1 Scaffold_2900, whole genome shotgun sequence, a single genomic region encodes these proteins:
- the LOC136043085 gene encoding profilin-like yields MSTWNNYVESELLSKGISDGAIIGTDGTVWGKSKTFPATAAELKVFISKFEDLEALAESGIVMGGTKYFYLSSDHDVIRASKGAASLHAMKLKKLYIIALYNNQEFPTPKAANTVEKLGNYLAQYGH; encoded by the coding sequence atGTCTACATggaataattatgttgaaagtgAATTGTTATCTAAAGGCATTTCAGATGGAGCTATTATTGGTACTGACGGAACAGTTTGGGGAAAATCTAAGACATTTCCTGCCACTGCAGCTGAATTGAAAGtgtttatctcaaaattcgAGGATTTGGAAGCTCTTGCTGAAAGCGGTATTGTAATGGGaggaacaaaatatttttacctttCGAGTGACCATGATGTTATTCGAGCTTCTAAGGGGGCAGCTAGTCTTCATGCaatgaagctgaaaaaattatacataataGCTTTGTATAATAACCAGGAGTTTCCGACACCTAAAGCTGCAAatacagttgaaaaacttggtAATTATTTAGCTCAATATGGGCATTGA